One genomic window of Ilyobacter polytropus DSM 2926 includes the following:
- a CDS encoding class I SAM-dependent rRNA methyltransferase yields the protein MTRVILKNGKEKKIRNFYPNVFKDEIQSIMGEAKTGDIVDVCKGDLTFVGRGYVTEGTSAFVRVLTTKEEPIDKKFILNKIKKAYDKRKHLEEETNCTRIFFSEGDGLPGLIIDKFDKYLSIQFRNSGIEKFRQEIINAVKKVVKPKGIYERSDVENRTHEGVEQKTGVIFGDIPERTIMKDNGLKYVIDIIDGQKTGFFLDQRDSRKFIRPYLSQNTRFLDVFSSSGGFSVAALKEGCKKVVAIDKNAHALKLCHENYELNNFDGNFETVEGDAFMLLKIMAERGDKYDVITLDPPSLIKKKIDVRRGRDFFYDLCDQSFKMLENDGILGIITCAYHISLQDLIEVTRMAASNNGKRLQVMGINYQPEDHPWILHVPETLYLKALWVKVLED from the coding sequence ATGACAAGAGTTATACTGAAAAACGGAAAAGAGAAAAAAATAAGGAATTTTTATCCCAATGTCTTTAAGGATGAGATCCAGAGCATAATGGGAGAGGCGAAAACAGGTGATATAGTAGATGTATGTAAGGGAGACCTTACCTTTGTAGGAAGAGGCTATGTGACAGAGGGAACCTCTGCTTTTGTGAGGGTACTGACTACAAAAGAGGAACCTATAGATAAGAAGTTTATCTTGAATAAGATAAAAAAAGCCTATGATAAGAGAAAACACCTAGAAGAGGAAACCAACTGTACTAGAATATTTTTCTCAGAGGGAGACGGACTCCCGGGACTTATTATAGATAAATTTGACAAGTATCTTTCTATACAGTTTAGAAATTCTGGAATTGAAAAATTCAGACAAGAGATAATAAATGCAGTAAAGAAAGTGGTGAAGCCAAAGGGAATCTATGAAAGAAGTGATGTAGAGAACAGAACTCATGAAGGGGTAGAGCAAAAGACCGGTGTAATTTTCGGGGATATCCCAGAGAGAACCATAATGAAAGACAACGGGTTGAAATATGTGATAGACATAATTGACGGTCAAAAGACAGGGTTTTTCCTGGATCAGAGGGATTCTAGAAAATTCATAAGACCTTATCTCAGCCAAAATACAAGGTTTTTAGATGTTTTCTCTAGCAGCGGAGGATTCTCAGTAGCGGCACTTAAAGAAGGTTGTAAAAAAGTCGTGGCTATAGATAAAAACGCCCACGCTTTAAAACTATGTCATGAAAATTATGAATTAAATAATTTTGACGGAAACTTTGAAACTGTAGAGGGAGACGCCTTTATGCTCCTTAAGATAATGGCAGAAAGAGGTGACAAGTATGATGTCATAACCCTAGACCCACCATCCCTTATAAAGAAGAAAATTGATGTTAGAAGGGGAAGGGACTTTTTTTATGACCTCTGCGACCAAAGTTTTAAGATGCTAGAGAACGACGGGATACTAGGGATAATAACATGTGCATATCATATATCTCTTCAGGATCTTATAGAGGTGACAAGAATGGCGGCTTCGAATAACGGTAAAAGGTTGCAGGTGATGGGGATAAATTATCAGCCTGAAGATCATCCGTGGATTTTACATGTTCCGGAAACTTTATATTTGAAAGCTTTGTGGGTAAAGGTTCTAGAGGATTAA
- a CDS encoding LptF/LptG family permease has protein sequence MKIIHRYILKEMRMPIIFGISLFTFIFLIDIMVQMMENIIVKGVSLLDVVRILSFYLPPILSQTIPMGFFLGVMITYSKLTSTSESTAMNSMGMSLNSIIKPTFMLALGITAFVFFLQESIIPNSFVKLQQLTLKIAYEKPAFQLKENMYIDEVDDYSIYIDKVGGDGSAENILIFKKEKDNSFPTVLTAKKAMWKDAAMILEDAEFYNLNPDGSEKLRGEFSRQKIPINSFFENVKMKVSEIETMSVRQLLKESKDKDDEEKLPYIVEMNKKLAIPLSAIMLGILGVLFSVGHHRSGKGVSYGISLGVIFLYIASLNVGVVMANRGKISPFIGIWTPNFVLLGLTIYMYLLKKRRG, from the coding sequence ATGAAGATAATACATAGGTATATATTAAAGGAGATGAGAATGCCGATAATTTTTGGTATCAGTCTCTTTACCTTTATTTTTCTCATAGATATTATGGTGCAGATGATGGAAAATATCATAGTAAAGGGAGTATCCCTCCTAGATGTAGTGAGGATTCTTTCTTTTTATCTTCCACCGATACTTTCCCAGACTATACCTATGGGATTTTTTTTAGGGGTTATGATAACTTACTCCAAGCTCACCAGCACCAGCGAGAGTACAGCTATGAATTCCATGGGGATGAGTCTAAACAGCATAATAAAACCTACTTTTATGTTGGCCTTAGGAATAACAGCCTTTGTATTTTTTCTCCAAGAGTCTATAATCCCAAACTCTTTTGTAAAACTGCAGCAGCTTACTCTAAAAATAGCCTACGAGAAACCTGCATTTCAGCTGAAAGAAAATATGTATATAGATGAGGTAGATGATTACAGCATCTATATAGATAAGGTGGGAGGCGACGGATCTGCCGAGAATATACTTATTTTCAAAAAAGAAAAAGATAACTCTTTTCCAACAGTCTTAACTGCAAAAAAAGCTATGTGGAAAGATGCAGCTATGATATTAGAAGACGCAGAATTTTATAACTTAAATCCTGACGGCAGTGAAAAACTCCGAGGGGAATTTTCCAGGCAGAAAATACCTATAAATTCTTTTTTTGAAAATGTAAAGATGAAGGTAAGTGAGATAGAGACCATGTCAGTGAGACAGTTATTGAAAGAATCAAAAGACAAAGATGATGAAGAAAAGCTGCCTTATATTGTGGAGATGAATAAAAAACTGGCTATTCCACTTTCGGCAATTATGCTAGGAATATTGGGAGTCTTATTTTCAGTAGGGCATCACAGAAGCGGAAAGGGAGTCAGCTACGGGATAAGTCTCGGGGTGATATTCCTTTATATAGCCTCTTTAAATGTGGGAGTGGTCATGGCAAACAGAGGTAAGATATCGCCCTTTATAGGGATTTGGACACCGAATTTTGTGCTGCTAGGACTGACAATATATATGTACCTTTTAAAAAAGAGGAGAGGTTAG
- a CDS encoding CvpA family protein: protein MYLDILIAVILIMTVIKGYLNGFFIEVLSFFGMLINLIFTKTLTPILILNFAIKPENPFYSGVYAITFLVVYTLMGMFIMFIKKALKKAFKGKLNTLAGSILGLFKGLLISFVIMVFYSLLSMNLDFIQKYGEGSYSQKAFISSLPVLREYFPDEYGERLQNLAHKEKVEEYLNNILKE, encoded by the coding sequence ATGTATCTTGATATTTTGATAGCAGTAATACTTATAATGACAGTTATAAAAGGATATCTAAACGGCTTCTTTATAGAGGTTCTTTCTTTTTTCGGAATGTTAATAAACCTTATTTTTACTAAAACATTAACCCCTATACTCATACTAAATTTTGCCATCAAGCCTGAAAATCCATTTTACTCAGGAGTCTACGCAATTACTTTCCTTGTAGTCTACACGCTCATGGGAATGTTTATAATGTTTATAAAAAAAGCTCTTAAAAAAGCCTTTAAGGGGAAACTAAACACCTTAGCAGGGAGTATTTTAGGTTTATTTAAAGGACTGCTAATATCCTTTGTAATTATGGTATTTTACTCTCTTTTGAGTATGAATTTGGATTTTATACAAAAATACGGAGAGGGCAGCTATAGCCAAAAGGCCTTTATATCGTCACTTCCAGTTTTAAGGGAGTATTTTCCTGATGAGTACGGTGAAAGACTGCAAAATCTGGCACACAAGGAAAAAGTAGAAGAGTATCTGAATAATATATTAAAGGAGTAA
- the ruvX gene encoding Holliday junction resolvase RuvX, producing MFKKYLALDVGDVRIGVARSDAMGMFAHPLEVIDRTKTKAVKRVQELCRQENTKSIVVGIPKSLDGQEKRQAEKVREFIEKLNKSIEGLEIIEIDERLSTISAERMLNETTNKDARGKRKVVDKIAAAIILQTYLDMKK from the coding sequence ATGTTTAAAAAATATCTCGCCCTTGATGTAGGCGATGTAAGAATAGGAGTTGCCAGATCTGATGCTATGGGAATGTTTGCCCATCCACTAGAGGTCATAGACCGAACGAAAACAAAGGCCGTAAAAAGAGTACAGGAACTATGCAGACAGGAAAATACCAAGAGTATAGTTGTGGGAATCCCAAAAAGCCTAGACGGTCAGGAGAAAAGACAGGCTGAAAAGGTAAGGGAGTTTATAGAAAAGCTTAATAAAAGTATAGAGGGCCTGGAAATAATAGAAATAGATGAAAGACTCTCTACGATTTCAGCAGAAAGAATGCTCAATGAAACAACTAACAAAGATGCCAGGGGAAAAAGAAAGGTAGTGGACAAGATAGCAGCTGCCATAATACTTCAGACATACCTTGACATGAAAAAATAG
- the secF gene encoding protein translocase subunit SecF has protein sequence MKIDIINHTTKWLGVSAFVVIFAVVGLLFKGLNFGIDFSGGNLYQFKFEKNVTLGEVNSFFDEVSKDYPQLDGKSRKVQVSGENTVILRTSEMDENQKNDFLNTVENFGKYDLQKADKVGATIGEELKSSAFYALILGCILIVLYITIRFEFKFAMAAVIALFHDVIISVGGIALLGYEVNTPFIAAVLTILGYSINDTIVVFDRIRETLKRKKSPELGEAINISINQVMTRSINTSLTTFLAVIAILVFGGESLKTFITTLLIGVVAGTYSSIFVASPLVYLLEKNKDKEAILEK, from the coding sequence GTGAAAATAGATATTATAAATCATACTACCAAATGGCTTGGTGTATCGGCCTTTGTTGTAATATTTGCCGTTGTTGGTCTTTTGTTCAAGGGATTAAATTTCGGAATAGACTTCTCAGGTGGAAATCTTTATCAATTTAAATTTGAAAAAAATGTAACACTGGGAGAGGTAAATAGTTTCTTTGATGAGGTATCTAAAGATTATCCTCAGTTAGATGGAAAAAGCAGAAAGGTACAGGTTTCAGGTGAAAATACAGTAATACTGAGAACATCTGAAATGGATGAAAATCAAAAAAATGATTTTTTAAATACTGTTGAAAATTTTGGGAAATACGACCTTCAGAAAGCTGATAAAGTAGGAGCTACCATAGGGGAAGAATTAAAAAGTTCTGCTTTTTACGCTTTGATTTTAGGGTGTATACTTATAGTTTTATACATCACAATAAGATTTGAGTTTAAGTTTGCCATGGCTGCTGTAATAGCTTTATTTCATGATGTTATTATCTCTGTAGGTGGAATCGCATTATTAGGATACGAGGTAAATACACCATTTATAGCCGCTGTGCTGACTATACTTGGGTATTCTATAAATGATACTATAGTTGTATTTGACAGAATAAGAGAGACTCTCAAAAGAAAGAAATCTCCAGAACTAGGGGAGGCTATCAATATAAGTATAAACCAGGTTATGACGAGATCTATAAATACATCTCTTACGACCTTTCTTGCAGTGATAGCTATACTCGTTTTCGGAGGAGAGAGTCTGAAGACATTTATAACAACTCTTCTTATAGGGGTAGTTGCAGGAACTTATTCATCGATCTTTGTAGCCAGTCCTTTGGTATATCTACTAGAAAAAAATAAAGATAAAGAAGCTATACTAGAAAAGTAA
- the alr gene encoding alanine racemase yields MRAWADINLDNLIYNLNIIKEFAGSKKIMCVIKADGYGMGAVECARILSENGVENFGVACYEEGYELYKAGIKGEILLLGATPFENIADAVKCGFQITISSFEQIDFLRRNNLHPEVHIKVDTGMGRLGFSHEEALKAIKIIRDENIADIVGVYSHLSVADMPEKDQFTLDQIEKFKVFEKMESIKYKHILNSSGLLRFADATESNLVRVGIILHGVVPFESELQKKFKPVFSFKTKIIFLNKITEKTYVSYGNTETAEPGDLIATMAVGYADGFVREFSNGGIVEIDGVGCRVIGKICMDMTMIKIPEELKDKVQVGTEVTIIGKDILKKAECIGTIPYEIMIGLGRRVARFYIKNGKVLKFKSLQESEAKEFQKG; encoded by the coding sequence TTGAGGGCATGGGCAGATATAAATCTTGATAATTTAATATATAATTTAAATATAATAAAAGAATTTGCTGGATCTAAAAAGATCATGTGTGTAATAAAGGCAGATGGCTATGGTATGGGTGCAGTGGAATGCGCTAGAATACTCTCTGAAAACGGAGTGGAAAACTTTGGAGTGGCTTGTTATGAGGAAGGATATGAGCTCTATAAGGCTGGTATAAAAGGTGAAATTTTACTTTTGGGTGCAACTCCCTTTGAAAACATAGCAGATGCAGTAAAATGCGGCTTTCAGATTACAATAAGTTCATTTGAACAGATAGATTTTCTACGAAGAAACAACCTGCATCCAGAGGTGCATATAAAGGTAGACACTGGAATGGGGAGACTTGGATTTTCTCATGAAGAGGCTCTAAAAGCCATAAAAATAATAAGAGATGAAAATATAGCAGATATAGTGGGAGTTTATTCCCATCTTTCTGTGGCAGATATGCCTGAAAAAGATCAATTTACACTGGATCAAATTGAAAAATTTAAAGTTTTTGAAAAGATGGAGTCTATTAAGTACAAACATATACTCAATAGTTCGGGACTGTTAAGGTTTGCAGATGCTACAGAGAGTAATTTGGTCAGGGTAGGAATAATTCTTCATGGTGTGGTTCCCTTTGAAAGTGAGCTTCAGAAAAAATTTAAACCAGTATTTTCATTTAAAACAAAGATAATTTTCTTGAATAAAATTACCGAAAAAACTTATGTATCTTATGGTAATACAGAGACTGCAGAACCTGGAGACTTAATTGCAACAATGGCGGTGGGATATGCCGACGGATTTGTAAGAGAATTTTCAAACGGAGGAATCGTAGAGATCGACGGGGTAGGATGTAGAGTAATAGGAAAAATATGCATGGATATGACCATGATAAAAATACCTGAAGAACTTAAGGATAAGGTGCAGGTAGGGACAGAGGTAACAATAATAGGCAAAGATATACTGAAAAAAGCAGAATGCATAGGGACTATCCCCTATGAAATAATGATAGGATTAGGGAGAAGAGTAGCCAGGTTTTATATAAAAAACGGAAAAGTATTAAAATTTAAATCTCTACAAGAGAGTGAAGCTAAAGAGTTTCAGAAAGGATAA
- the alaS gene encoding alanine--tRNA ligase has product MLTGNEIRQRFVEFFKEKEHKHYESASLIPDDPTLLLTVAGMVPFKPFFLGQKEAPNSRVVTYQKCIRTNDLENVGKTARHHTFFEMLGNFSFGDYFKEEAIAWSWEFITEVLGLEKEKMWISVFTTDDEAEKIWIEKCNIPKERIVRLGEEDNWWSAGPTGSCGPCSEIYVDMGIEYGGDENSKPGDPEADDRFLEIWNLVFTEWNKKEDGTLEPLPKKNIDTGAGLERIASVVQKKINNYETDLILPIIEEAGRLTSSEYGKTEKTDFSLKVIADHIRGISFLINDGVLPSNEGRGYVLRRVLRRAVRHGRLLGTSENFLYKLVDKVVEIMKGAYPEILENMEHIKKIIKIEEEKFSHTLGQGMQMVNDEIEKAKESGENKLSGEITFKLYDTYGFPYELTEEICEEKDVEVYLEEFTAKMEEQKKRARSAREVVMEKGQDSFVEEFYDKYGKTVFEGYEKLQNKSIVYHVENIDENKVMLIFNKTPLYAESGGQASDHGTVTADGLKGKIIDVQKQKEIFMHTVVVDEGMDLLKKGLEVTLTVDDERRRDIMRNHTATHLLHKALKDVLGSHVQQAGSLVDADRLRFDFTHYEAVTRDQLEEVEKIVNRQIFKNTSLKVQHMTLDEAKESGSTALFGDKYGDLVRVVNVPGYSSELCGGIHVDRTGEIGLFNILTETGVAAGTRRIEATTGVASYKTVNQMERLILSVSDALKTDPKHLEEKIEKTIEAFRETNKELEALKSKLASYEANSLFDNIEEINNVKVLIKAFEGKEAGSLREIVDKAKDKLGSCIIVLGTDNEKAVFAVGVTKDLMSKVKAGDLVKEIAKIAGGNGGGRPDFAQAGGKDGKKVPEALDHARKILTEKL; this is encoded by the coding sequence ATGCTTACAGGTAATGAAATCAGGCAGAGATTCGTAGAATTTTTTAAAGAGAAAGAACACAAGCACTATGAAAGTGCATCTCTTATCCCTGATGACCCTACACTTCTTCTTACGGTTGCAGGAATGGTTCCTTTTAAACCTTTCTTTTTGGGGCAGAAGGAAGCACCAAATTCCAGAGTTGTTACTTATCAAAAATGTATAAGAACAAACGACCTTGAGAATGTAGGAAAAACAGCAAGGCACCATACTTTTTTTGAGATGCTTGGTAACTTTTCTTTTGGAGATTATTTCAAAGAGGAAGCTATAGCATGGTCTTGGGAGTTTATAACAGAGGTCCTAGGACTTGAAAAAGAGAAGATGTGGATATCAGTGTTTACAACTGATGATGAGGCAGAAAAAATATGGATTGAAAAGTGCAATATCCCAAAGGAAAGAATAGTAAGACTAGGAGAAGAGGACAACTGGTGGTCTGCAGGGCCTACAGGTTCTTGCGGTCCTTGTTCTGAAATCTATGTGGATATGGGAATAGAGTACGGGGGAGATGAAAATTCAAAACCTGGAGATCCTGAGGCAGACGACAGATTCCTAGAAATATGGAACCTTGTATTTACAGAGTGGAACAAAAAAGAGGACGGAACTTTAGAGCCACTTCCAAAGAAGAACATAGACACAGGAGCCGGTCTAGAGAGAATCGCCTCTGTAGTGCAGAAAAAAATAAACAACTATGAAACAGATTTAATCCTTCCTATTATAGAAGAGGCAGGGAGACTTACATCTTCTGAATACGGTAAAACAGAAAAAACAGATTTTTCCCTTAAGGTAATAGCAGATCATATAAGAGGAATAAGCTTCCTCATAAATGACGGTGTGCTTCCTTCTAATGAGGGAAGAGGGTATGTCCTGAGAAGAGTTTTAAGAAGAGCAGTGAGACATGGAAGACTTTTAGGGACATCAGAAAACTTCCTGTATAAACTAGTGGATAAAGTGGTGGAAATAATGAAAGGCGCCTACCCTGAAATCCTTGAAAATATGGAGCATATAAAGAAAATAATCAAAATCGAAGAGGAAAAATTTTCTCATACCCTAGGACAGGGGATGCAGATGGTAAATGATGAGATAGAAAAGGCAAAAGAATCAGGGGAAAATAAACTTTCTGGTGAGATAACCTTCAAACTATATGACACTTATGGTTTTCCTTATGAGCTGACTGAAGAGATATGTGAAGAAAAAGATGTGGAAGTATATCTAGAGGAATTTACAGCTAAGATGGAAGAGCAGAAAAAAAGAGCCCGTTCTGCAAGAGAAGTAGTAATGGAAAAGGGACAGGACAGCTTTGTAGAGGAGTTTTATGATAAATACGGGAAAACTGTATTTGAGGGATATGAAAAACTTCAAAATAAAAGCATAGTCTATCATGTAGAAAATATAGATGAGAATAAAGTGATGCTTATTTTTAATAAGACTCCACTTTATGCTGAATCTGGGGGACAGGCATCAGATCACGGAACTGTAACTGCTGACGGTCTAAAAGGAAAGATAATAGATGTGCAAAAACAAAAAGAGATATTTATGCACACAGTAGTTGTAGATGAGGGAATGGACCTTCTTAAAAAAGGACTAGAGGTAACCCTCACAGTGGATGATGAAAGAAGAAGAGATATAATGAGAAACCATACGGCGACTCACCTTTTGCATAAGGCTCTGAAAGATGTACTGGGAAGTCATGTACAGCAGGCAGGATCTCTAGTAGATGCAGACAGACTGAGGTTTGACTTTACTCATTATGAAGCTGTGACAAGAGATCAGCTAGAAGAAGTGGAAAAAATAGTAAACAGACAAATATTTAAAAATACATCTCTTAAGGTACAGCATATGACTCTAGATGAGGCCAAAGAAAGTGGATCTACTGCTTTGTTTGGGGATAAATACGGAGATCTGGTAAGAGTGGTAAATGTACCTGGATACTCATCTGAACTATGTGGAGGAATACATGTAGACAGAACAGGTGAGATAGGTCTTTTTAATATCTTGACTGAAACAGGTGTAGCAGCTGGAACCAGGAGAATAGAGGCTACAACAGGTGTAGCAAGCTATAAAACTGTAAATCAGATGGAAAGGCTTATACTATCTGTATCAGATGCCCTAAAGACTGATCCAAAACACCTCGAGGAAAAAATAGAGAAAACTATAGAGGCATTTAGAGAGACTAATAAAGAACTAGAGGCTTTGAAATCTAAGCTGGCTTCTTATGAGGCTAATTCACTCTTTGACAATATAGAGGAGATAAATAATGTCAAGGTTCTAATAAAGGCATTTGAAGGTAAGGAAGCAGGTTCCCTGAGAGAGATAGTGGATAAAGCCAAGGACAAGCTTGGAAGCTGTATAATTGTTTTGGGAACAGACAACGAAAAGGCAGTTTTTGCAGTAGGTGTAACAAAAGATCTAATGTCAAAGGTAAAGGCTGGAGATCTTGTAAAAGAGATAGCAAAAATAGCAGGTGGAAACGGGGGTGGAAGACCTGATTTTGCCCAGGCTGGTGGAAAAGACGGTAAAAAGGTTCCTGAAGCTCTAGACCACGCAAGAAAAATACTAACTGAAAAACTTTAA
- the lptB gene encoding LPS export ABC transporter ATP-binding protein, which translates to MKSIIAQDLCKSYKKRRVVNGVSLEVKKGEIVGLLGPNGAGKTTTFYMMTGIVKPESGKVWCNEMDITGLPMYKRANMGMGYLAQEPSVFRNLTVEENIYAILEMRNISKPEMKETMEKLLEEFKLSHVSKSLGYSLSGGERRRVEIARTIANNPDFILLDEPFAGVDPIAVEDIQQIIRYLKEKGLGILITDHSVRETLSITEKAYIMAQGQVLISGTPKEITENEMARKIYLGEGFKLD; encoded by the coding sequence ATGAAAAGTATAATAGCACAGGATTTGTGCAAAAGTTATAAAAAAAGAAGAGTAGTCAATGGAGTCAGTCTAGAGGTGAAAAAAGGTGAAATAGTAGGCCTTTTAGGGCCTAACGGTGCGGGAAAGACAACTACTTTCTATATGATGACAGGTATAGTGAAACCTGAATCTGGAAAGGTCTGGTGTAACGAGATGGATATAACAGGATTACCGATGTATAAAAGGGCAAATATGGGTATGGGGTATCTGGCTCAGGAACCTTCAGTGTTTCGAAACCTCACTGTAGAAGAAAATATCTATGCCATACTTGAGATGAGAAATATCTCTAAACCTGAGATGAAGGAAACTATGGAGAAATTACTAGAGGAATTTAAGCTGTCTCATGTGTCTAAATCTTTGGGATATTCATTATCCGGAGGTGAAAGGAGAAGGGTCGAGATAGCGAGAACCATAGCGAATAATCCGGATTTCATTCTTCTAGACGAACCCTTTGCAGGGGTTGATCCCATAGCAGTAGAGGATATACAACAGATAATAAGATATCTAAAGGAAAAGGGATTGGGGATACTGATAACCGACCACAGTGTAAGGGAAACACTAAGCATAACTGAAAAAGCCTATATAATGGCCCAAGGTCAGGTTCTTATAAGTGGTACACCTAAGGAGATCACAGAAAATGAAATGGCCAGAAAAATTTATCTAGGAGAAGGATTTAAACTAGATTAA
- the secD gene encoding protein translocase subunit SecD, which translates to MRKGTIVKLLFILAILIGAGWLSFVKPTRLGLDLKGGVYVVLEAKPEKDQVIDDEAMTRLIEVLDRRINGLGVAESVVQRAGEKRVIVELPGITNSEEAVDLIGKTALLEFKIVQEDGTLGETLLTGGSLKKAAVSYDKLGRAEIQFEMNQEGAVKFAEITRNNIGKKLAVTLDGEVQTAPTINTEIPSGNGVITGSYTVDEAKAMATLLNAGALPVRAEILETRSVGASLGDESIAKSTMAAKVAVALIGIFMIIFYRLPGLVANLALVVFGIIAFGTLNFLDATLTLPGIAGLILSAGMAVDANVIIFERIKEELSFGNTILSAIDAGFKKAFGAIFDSNITTLIITMILFTLGTGPVKGFAITLTIGILASMFTAITITKILLKGFVGIFKIKRPELFGVRGN; encoded by the coding sequence ATGAGAAAGGGAACGATTGTTAAACTGCTCTTTATACTGGCAATTCTCATTGGAGCAGGATGGTTGAGTTTTGTAAAGCCGACTAGACTAGGTCTAGATCTAAAAGGCGGAGTGTATGTGGTGCTAGAGGCCAAACCTGAAAAAGATCAGGTGATAGACGATGAAGCGATGACAAGGCTTATAGAGGTACTAGACAGAAGAATAAACGGTCTAGGTGTTGCAGAATCAGTGGTTCAAAGAGCCGGAGAAAAAAGAGTAATTGTAGAACTTCCAGGGATAACAAACAGTGAAGAAGCAGTGGACCTAATAGGTAAAACAGCACTTTTGGAGTTTAAAATAGTGCAGGAAGACGGTACCCTAGGAGAAACTCTCCTTACAGGAGGATCACTAAAAAAGGCGGCTGTATCCTATGACAAACTTGGAAGAGCAGAAATTCAGTTTGAAATGAATCAAGAAGGTGCAGTGAAATTTGCCGAGATAACAAGAAATAATATAGGGAAAAAACTTGCAGTGACCTTAGACGGAGAGGTCCAGACAGCACCGACTATCAATACAGAGATACCAAGTGGAAACGGTGTAATAACAGGAAGCTATACTGTAGACGAAGCAAAGGCTATGGCAACTCTTTTGAATGCCGGAGCACTTCCTGTGAGAGCCGAGATATTAGAGACAAGATCAGTAGGAGCATCTCTTGGAGATGAATCTATAGCCAAGAGTACAATGGCTGCAAAAGTTGCAGTGGCACTAATAGGAATATTTATGATTATTTTCTACAGACTGCCTGGACTTGTTGCAAATCTTGCCCTTGTGGTTTTCGGAATTATAGCATTTGGTACACTTAACTTTTTAGACGCAACTCTTACACTTCCTGGAATAGCAGGACTTATACTGTCTGCTGGAATGGCAGTAGATGCCAATGTTATTATTTTTGAGAGGATAAAAGAGGAGCTGTCATTTGGGAATACGATACTTTCCGCTATAGATGCGGGATTTAAAAAGGCTTTTGGAGCGATATTTGACTCTAACATAACGACTCTTATAATAACTATGATACTATTCACTTTAGGAACAGGACCTGTAAAAGGTTTTGCAATAACTCTGACAATAGGAATACTAGCTTCTATGTTTACAGCTATAACAATAACTAAGATACTTTTAAAAGGTTTCGTAGGTATATTTAAAATAAAAAGGCCGGAATTATTCGGGGTTAGGGGGAACTAA